The following coding sequences are from one Syngnathus acus chromosome 12, fSynAcu1.2, whole genome shotgun sequence window:
- the dnajc25 gene encoding dnaJ homolog subfamily C member 25 isoform X1, with protein sequence MATPAESCCGRGGGSAVRSWWWLSALLLSSLPVARALVEGLYCGTEVCYDVLGVTREASKAEIARAYRQLARRYHPDRFRPGEPGSEGETVESAHRKFLLVATAYETLKDEDTRRDYDYMLDHPEEYYQHYYTYYRRQLTPKVDVRIVILVTICAISLFQYYSWHSSYNEAINCLANVPKYRIQATLIAKEQGLLNRTKEKGKNRRAKEEIREQEEEVIRDIIKTKIDIKGGYQKPNLSDILLCQIVLFPYYLISYVAWYVSWVYHFTICREEYGDQEKLYIIRKHMKISQSQFDRLDEATRQSFLEKHLWVKENFELYRAEQEEEMKVKMATDPKMKRYRRWRKNEGPGRLTFDD encoded by the exons ATGGCTACGCCAGCGGAGTCCTGCTGTGGACGTGGTGGTGGGTCCGCAGTGCGGTCCTGGTGGTGGCTCTCCGCGCTATTGTTGTCCTCGCTTCCTGTGGCAAGGGCGCTGGTGGAGGGTCTGTACTGCGGTACCGAGGTCTGCTATGACGTGCTCGGGGTCACACGGGAGGCCTCCAAGGCGGAGATCGCTCGAGCTTACCGGCAGCTGGCTCGCCGCTACCACCCGGACCGGTTCAGACCAGGAGAGCCTGGGTCGGAGGGAGAGACTGTGGAGTCAGCCCACAGAAAGTTTCTGCTCGTTGCTACGGCCTACGAGACTTTAAAG GATGAGGACACTCGTAGGGACTACGACTACATGCTCGACCACCCTGAGGAGTACTACCAGCACTACTACACTTACTACCGCCGACAGCTCACTCCCAAAGTGGACGTCAGGATCGTAATCCTCGTCACCATATGTGCCATCTCACTTTTCCAG TATTACAGTTGGCACAGCAGCTACAACGAGGCCATAAACTGCCTGGCGAACGTCCCCAAGTATCGGATCCAGGCCACCCTGATTGCCAAGGAGCAAGGCCTCCTGAACCGGACCAAGGAGAAGGGCAAGAACCGGCGCGCCAAAGAGGAGATCcgggagcaggaggaggaggtgatcCGTGAcataatcaaaacaaaaattgacatCAAAGGTGGCTACCAGAAACCCAACCTGTCAGACATCCTGCTGTGTCAGATAGTGTTGTTCCCCTACTACCTGATCAGCTATGTGGCCTGGTATGTCTCCTGGGTTTACCACTTCACCATCTGCAGGGAGGAGTACGGTGACCAGGAGAAGCTTTACATAATCAG GAAGCACATGAAGATCTCACAGTCTCAATTTGACAGACTGGATGAAGCCACCAGGCAGTCCTTCTTGGAAAAACACCTCTGGGTCAAAGAAAACTTTGAG CTTTACAGAGCAGAACAGGAAGAGGAGATGAAGGTGAAAATGGCCACCGACCCGAAGATGAAGAGGTACAGACGCTGGAGGAAGAACGAAGGACCAGGGAGGCTGACTTTCGACGACTGA
- the dnajc25 gene encoding dnaJ homolog subfamily C member 25 isoform X2 produces the protein MATPAESCCGRGGGSAVRSWWWLSALLLSSLPVARALVEGLYCGTEVCYDVLGVTREASKAEIARAYRQLARRYHPDRFRPGEPGSEGETVESAHRKFLLVATAYETLKDEDTRRDYDYMLDHPEEYYQHYYTYYRRQLTPKVDVRIVILVTICAISLFQYYSWHSSYNEAINCLANVPKYRIQATLIAKEQGLLNRTKEKGKNRRAKEEIREQEEEIVLFPYYLISYVAWYVSWVYHFTICREEYGDQEKLYIIRKHMKISQSQFDRLDEATRQSFLEKHLWVKENFELYRAEQEEEMKVKMATDPKMKRYRRWRKNEGPGRLTFDD, from the exons ATGGCTACGCCAGCGGAGTCCTGCTGTGGACGTGGTGGTGGGTCCGCAGTGCGGTCCTGGTGGTGGCTCTCCGCGCTATTGTTGTCCTCGCTTCCTGTGGCAAGGGCGCTGGTGGAGGGTCTGTACTGCGGTACCGAGGTCTGCTATGACGTGCTCGGGGTCACACGGGAGGCCTCCAAGGCGGAGATCGCTCGAGCTTACCGGCAGCTGGCTCGCCGCTACCACCCGGACCGGTTCAGACCAGGAGAGCCTGGGTCGGAGGGAGAGACTGTGGAGTCAGCCCACAGAAAGTTTCTGCTCGTTGCTACGGCCTACGAGACTTTAAAG GATGAGGACACTCGTAGGGACTACGACTACATGCTCGACCACCCTGAGGAGTACTACCAGCACTACTACACTTACTACCGCCGACAGCTCACTCCCAAAGTGGACGTCAGGATCGTAATCCTCGTCACCATATGTGCCATCTCACTTTTCCAG TATTACAGTTGGCACAGCAGCTACAACGAGGCCATAAACTGCCTGGCGAACGTCCCCAAGTATCGGATCCAGGCCACCCTGATTGCCAAGGAGCAAGGCCTCCTGAACCGGACCAAGGAGAAGGGCAAGAACCGGCGCGCCAAAGAGGAGATCcgggagcaggaggaggag ATAGTGTTGTTCCCCTACTACCTGATCAGCTATGTGGCCTGGTATGTCTCCTGGGTTTACCACTTCACCATCTGCAGGGAGGAGTACGGTGACCAGGAGAAGCTTTACATAATCAG GAAGCACATGAAGATCTCACAGTCTCAATTTGACAGACTGGATGAAGCCACCAGGCAGTCCTTCTTGGAAAAACACCTCTGGGTCAAAGAAAACTTTGAG CTTTACAGAGCAGAACAGGAAGAGGAGATGAAGGTGAAAATGGCCACCGACCCGAAGATGAAGAGGTACAGACGCTGGAGGAAGAACGAAGGACCAGGGAGGCTGACTTTCGACGACTGA
- the LOC119131210 gene encoding spindlin-Z produces MKSTPDHRDTADTGHAGVSANMMKKKNPNKKHKSNLGPTTKVMSQPRRNIVGCRIQHIWKDGSGHVVWKGTVLDQVPVNPSLYLIKYDGFDCVYGLELHKDERVQGLEVLPDRLAKSRLTDVNLADTMIGKAVEHMFETEEGPKEEWRGMVLARAPIMTTWFYITYEKDPVLYMYQLLDDFKEGDLRIMPDSNDSIPAEREPGEVVDSLVGKQVEYAKEDGGKRTGMVIHQVEAKPSVYFIKFDDDHLIYVYDLVKTS; encoded by the exons ATGAAGAGCACTCCGGATCACAGAGACACTGCTGATACAG GGCATGCAGGTGTTTCTGCAAatatgatgaagaaaaaaaatcccaataa GAAACATAAGAGCAATCTGGGCCCAACCACCAAAGTTATGTCACAGCCACGACGCAACATTGTCGGCTGCAGGATCCAACACATCTGGAAGGACGGAAGTGGGCATGTAGTATGGAAAGGGACAGTTCTTGACCAG GTGCCAGTGAATCCGTCTCTTTATCTAATAAAGTATGATGGCTTTGACTGTGTGTACGGTCTGGAGCTTCACAAGGATGAGAGAGTTCAAGGACTCGAGGTGCTTCCTGACCGACTGG CTAAGTCCCGCCTGACAGACGTCAATCTAGCTGATACAATGATAGGCAAAGCGGTGGAACATATGTTTGAAACCGAGGAAGGTCCAAAGGAGGAATGGCGGGGAATGGTGCTGGCCCGGGCTCCCATCATGACCACCTGGTTTTATATTACTTACGAAAAAGATCCAGTCCTCTACATGTACCAATTGCTGGATGACTTTAAAGAAGGAGACCTACGCATCATGCCTGACtcaa ATGACAGCATCCCAGCTGAGAGAGAACCAGGCGAGGTGGTGGACAGTCTGGTGGGGAAACAGGTGGAGTATGCCAAAGAGGACGGAGGCAAACGAACAGGCATGGTCATCCACCAGGTGGAGGCCAAGCCGTCCGTATACTTCATCAAGTTTGACGATGACCACCTCATTTATGTCTACGACCTGGTGAAAACTTCATGA